One stretch of Desulfonatronovibrio magnus DNA includes these proteins:
- the pseC gene encoding UDP-4-amino-4,6-dideoxy-N-acetyl-beta-L-altrosamine transaminase yields the protein MEGIDSNILIYAFDESSRFHKVALNFVEEKIKTTILGIAEFSLLEFYSVLTDGRKIGMPLQPSTACAAIRDFYESQSFAVLQCSQACLQMAIEEAHGYSVKRNDIFDFLIASTFKENGITNIYTLNTKDFKKFDFVQAINPFLDCSRSTDTIARTSHRGVGPSGPEADHSFIPYGKQSINEQDVASVCSVLRAAFITQGPKVPEFEKSVANKVGTKHAVAVNSATSALHLACKALGLGPGDILWTSPITFVASANCALHCGANVDFVDIDPRTYNMCPQALEEKLRHARQSGRLPKIVVPVHMCGQPCDMKAIHALSREYGFSIIEDASHAIGGYYKNEPVGCCRYSNITVFSFHPVKIITTGEGGMAVTNTHELAEKIALLRNHGITRNPDLMRQKPDGPWYYEQIDLGFNYRMTDIQAALGLSQLSRLDEFVSRRSELATRYDRLLADLPLTVPWQHPDSDSAWHLYVVRLNLEKMNLTRRQVFEYLRKKDIGVIVHYIPVHTHPYYQAMGFKWGMFPEAEKYYQEAITLPLFPAMTEKEQDRVVDALKRILPTEHTERHRI from the coding sequence ATGGAGGGAATAGACTCCAATATTCTCATTTATGCATTTGATGAGTCTTCGCGATTTCACAAGGTTGCTCTTAATTTCGTAGAAGAAAAGATCAAGACCACCATTCTGGGAATAGCTGAGTTCAGCCTTTTGGAATTTTATTCTGTGTTAACTGACGGGCGCAAGATCGGTATGCCTTTACAGCCAAGTACAGCATGTGCTGCTATTCGCGATTTTTATGAGTCCCAGAGCTTTGCTGTTCTGCAATGTTCACAAGCATGTTTGCAGATGGCAATTGAAGAAGCACATGGCTATTCAGTCAAAAGAAATGATATCTTTGATTTTTTAATCGCCAGCACATTCAAAGAAAATGGTATAACAAATATATACACCCTAAACACCAAGGACTTCAAAAAATTCGATTTTGTCCAGGCCATAAACCCCTTTTTAGACTGCTCCAGATCCACGGACACCATTGCACGGACTTCCCACCGAGGCGTAGGTCCCTCTGGGCCGGAGGCGGACCACAGCTTCATCCCTTACGGCAAACAATCCATTAACGAGCAGGACGTAGCCTCTGTCTGCTCAGTTCTTCGCGCCGCTTTCATCACCCAGGGCCCAAAAGTACCGGAGTTTGAGAAGTCAGTTGCGAACAAGGTTGGAACAAAGCACGCCGTTGCAGTTAACTCTGCCACCAGTGCCCTGCACTTGGCTTGCAAAGCCCTTGGCCTTGGACCAGGCGATATCCTCTGGACCTCTCCCATTACCTTTGTAGCTTCAGCGAACTGCGCACTGCACTGCGGCGCGAATGTGGATTTTGTGGACATTGATCCGCGTACTTACAATATGTGTCCGCAGGCTCTGGAAGAAAAACTAAGACATGCCAGACAATCCGGAAGACTTCCCAAAATAGTAGTACCCGTGCATATGTGCGGTCAGCCCTGTGATATGAAAGCCATCCACGCTCTGTCCCGGGAATACGGCTTTTCTATCATCGAAGACGCCTCTCATGCCATTGGCGGATATTACAAAAACGAACCTGTGGGCTGCTGCCGCTACAGCAATATAACCGTGTTCAGCTTTCATCCAGTCAAGATCATTACCACAGGCGAAGGCGGCATGGCGGTTACCAATACCCATGAATTAGCCGAAAAAATTGCCCTCCTCCGCAACCACGGCATAACCCGCAATCCTGACCTTATGAGACAGAAACCAGATGGACCCTGGTATTATGAACAGATAGATCTCGGCTTCAACTACCGCATGACTGATATCCAGGCGGCCCTTGGCTTAAGCCAGCTATCCAGACTGGATGAATTTGTATCCAGACGCAGCGAATTGGCCACTCGGTATGACCGGCTTCTTGCTGATCTTCCATTGACTGTTCCCTGGCAGCATCCGGATAGTGATTCAGCCTGGCACTTGTACGTGGTCCGTCTGAATCTGGAAAAGATGAACCTGACACGTAGACAGGTCTTTGAATATTTGAGAAAAAAGGATATAGGCGTCATCGTACATTATATCCCGGTTCATACCCATCCATATTATCAGGCCATGGGGTTTAAATGGGGCATGTTTCCAGAGGCTGAAAAATATTACCAGGAAGCCATCACCCTGCCCCTGTTCCCGGCCATGACCGAGAAGGAGCAGGACCGAGTGGTGGATGCCTTGAAAAGAATCCTGCCCACGGAACACACGGAAAGACACAGAATTTAA